GTATGGGGGGCATAggtgatgttggtggtggtggtaggggtgtAGGTATGGGGGGCATAGGTGATGTTGGGGGTGTTGGTGGGGTTGGTAATACTGGTGTGGGTGATTTAGACATGGGTATAGGTGACAGGGGTATTGGTGTTGGCACAGTGGGCAGTCAGCCCCGGGGCTCGAACATCATGGATCAGATTAGCTGTGTGGTGAACCGTTTCACCGCCAATATCAGCCAGCTCAACAACATGATGCTCCCTGGGTCGCCACCGGAGGGAGCTGACCCCCCTCCTCCGGGTCCAGGCCTCACCCCCACCCCATGCCCTCCTCCCTACATCCTACCCCGCACCCGACAGCCaaataccacagtcaccaccTACGCTGAAGTAGCAGCCATCGCCGCCTCTAACCATGGCAACCCCCGGGTAGGCGGGTCGGTCGGTGTGGTCTATGGTCCTGGGGGCGGGGTGTGTGGTACTGCAGCGGTGAGAACCACAGAGCTGCTGGAGGAGCTGGCTGCTCTGGCCCCTCCTTCCCCGTTTAGAGACTCCTCCCTGGAGTCGCCTGGCGCCACGCCCCCCTCCCTGGCCTCAGAGTCTGCCCTGGGTGAGCCCTGTCCCCCGGGGAAATATGACAGACTGATGCTACGGCACTACAGCCAGAGCTCCTCTTCCCTGTaaactcctcctccccttccctgtaaactcctcctcctctacttcctctTCCCTGTaaactcctcttcctcttcctcctctttcctataaactcctcctcttccctgtaaactcctcctcctctactagaGATGTGTTCTGTGGAATAAGAGGTCAGAATATGAAGTTTTTTTTGGAGATTTAGTTGTGCACAGTTGGAGAAACAGGAAATGAGAAGAGAGCTGTACAACAGTGCTGGATGAGCTACACAATATTTAGTCAACTTTATTTCCTTTTCTTGGATAAGAGCCATAGTTTCTCCCCCCTGAGAGTGTTGGGGGAcaccaggaggagagacagggggagggccTCAGGACCGCAGTACAGCCACATTAAAGACTGAAGGGCCTCAGGACCGCAGTATAGCCACATTAAAGACTGAAGGGCCTCAGGACCGCAGTACAGCCACATTAAAGACTGAAGGGATACAGGACCCCAGTACAGCCACATTAAAGACTGAAGGGCCTCAGGACCGCAGTACAGCCACATTAAAGACTGAAGGGCCTCAGGACCGCAGTACAGCCACATTAAAGACTGAAGGGCCTCAGGACCGCAGTACAGCCGCATTAAAGACTGAAGGGCCTCAGGACCGCAGTACAGCCACAATAAAGACTGAAGGGATACAGGACCCCAGTACAGCCACATTAAAGACTGAAGGGATACAGGACCCCAGTACAGCCACATTAAAGACTGAAGGGCCTCAGGACCGCAGTACAGCCACATTAAAGACTGAAGGGCCTCAGGACCGCAGTACAGCCACATTaaagactgactggctgactgcctgactgcctgactgactgactgactgcctgactgactgactggctgcctgactggctgcctgactgactgcctgactgcctgactgccctgactgactgactgactgcctgactgcctgactgcctgactgactggctgactgcctgactgcctgactgcctgactgactgcctgactgcctgactgcctgactgcctgactgactgcctgactgactgcctgactgactgcctgactgactgactggctgcctgactgcctgactgcctgactgactgcctgactgcctgactgcctgactgactgactgcctgactgcctgactgcctgactgcctgactgactgcctgactgactgcctgactgactgcctgactgcctgactgcctgactgcctgactgcctgactgactgcctgactgcctgactgcctgactgcctgactgactgcctgactgcctgactgcctgactgcctgactgcctgactgcctgactgcctgactgcctggcCGAACACCTGAAAAATCAACAAAGTCTCAGTTTCTGATGGACGACACAACATGTGGATTGTAACAGTTCAGAGCTCAGGTCCTCCTGAGTTGAGGCATGTGTCTGGACGCACTGACAGCTGGGCAGTGGCAGGAGCAATAATCCACTATGTCACACTTCACCAGACTCACTGCCTCCCGATAGGTGTTGGGAGATTCAGGCAATGACTGGACCTATTCCTGTTCTTCTTCCGTTTTAGTCCCTGCCCAAAACAGTGACACCTCTTTCAGTGGAAATCACTTCCCAGACAAAACCCCCCAAACTGCTAAATTCCTGGCAGTAACACAACAACGTGACAATAAATCACCTGACATCTCTGTGTGGGAGGAATACCAGAGCAGTGCCAACAACTGTGATGAAAGTTTACCAGAGCAACATCAGGCCTGTCTTCTATAACTCCTCCCCCAGCCTGAATAACTCTTCTATGACTCCTCCCACAGCCTGGTTAACTCTTCTAGGACTCCTCCCCCAGCCTGAATAACTCTTCTATGACCTCCCCCAGCCTGAATAACTCTTCTATGACTCCTCCCACAGCCTGGTTAACTCTTCTAGGACTCCTCCCCCAGCCTGAATAACTCTTCCATGACTCCTCCCCCAGCCTGAATAACTCTTCTATAACTCCTCCCCCAGCCTGAATAACTCTTCTATGACCTCCCCCAGCCTGAACAACTATTCTAGGACTCCTCCCCAAGCCTGATTAACTCTAATAGGACTCCTCCCCCAGCCTGAATAACTCTTCTAGGACTCCTCGCCCAGCCTGAATAACTCTTCTAGGACTCCTCCCCCGGCCTGAAAAACTTCCATTACTCCTCCCACAGCCTGGTTAACTCTTCTAGGACTCCTCCCCCAGCCTGAATAACTCTTCTAGGACTCCTCCCCCGGCCTGAAAAACTCTTCCATGACTCCTCCCACAGCCTGGTTAACTCTTCTAGGACTCCTCCCCCGGCCTGAAAAACTCTTCCATGACTCCTCCCCCGGCCTGAAAAACTCTTCTAGGACTCCTCCCCCAGCCTGAATAACTATTCTAGGACTCCTCCCCCAGCCTGAATAACTCTTCTAGGACTCCTCCCCCAGCCTGGATAACTTTTCTAGGACTCCTCCCCCAGCCTGGTTAACTCTTCTAGGACTCCTCCCCCAGCCTGGATAACTCTTCTAGGACTCCTCCCCCAGTCTGGTTAACTCTTCTAGGACTCCTCCCCCAGCCTGGATAACTCTTCTAGGACTCCTCCCCCAGCCTGAATAACTCTTCCATGACTTCTCCCCCAGCCTGAATAACTCTTTTAGGACTCCTCCCCCAGCCTGGATAACTCTTCTAGGACTCCTCCCCcagcctgattaactcttctaggactcctcccccagcctgagtaactctgtctcctcccccagcctgGTTAGCTCTTCTAGGACTCCTCCCCCAACCTGGTTATCTCTTCTAGGACTCCTCCCCCAGCCTGAAAAACTCTTATAGGACTCCTCCCCCAGCCTGATTAACTTTACTGCTCCTACTAATACtattactcctactactactgttactactactactactactactactactactgttactactactactattgttactactactactcctgctactactactactactactactactagtactactattactactactactactactactatattattctactactactactactactactactactactgctgctactactgctactattactactactactactgtttactactactactactactgctactactgttactactactactactgttactactgctactactactactactaatgttactactactactactactgctgttactactaccactactactgttgctactactactactactactactactacttttttactactactactactactactactactactactactgttactactactactactgttactactactattactactgttgctactactactactacttttactactactactactacttttactactactactactactactactgttactactactgttactactacttctactactgctgctactactactactactactactactactactactactactactgctactactactactactactactactactactactactactactactactactacttttactactactactactactactactgttactactactgttactactactactactacttttactactagtactacttctactactgttactactactacttccactgttattactactactactgttactactactactactaatcatgttactactaatactaccatttctactactactattactattgttactactgctaatactattagtaatagtaacagtacaATATTAGAAATggtagtattggtagtagtagcagcagtagtagtaacaatagtagtattagtagtagtaacagtagtagtagcagcagtagtattcgttgcagtagtagtagtaacagtagtagtagtagtagtaacagtggtagtagtagtagtagttacagtagtaatagtagtagtagtaacagtagtagtagtaacagtagtagtagtggtatttgtagtagtagtaacagtagtagtagtagtagtagtagtagtaacagtatcagcagtagtagtagtagtattagtagtagtaacagtggtagtagtaacagtagtagtagtagtagtagtagtaacagtagtagtaacagtatcagcagtagtagtagtagtattagtagtagtaccagtggtagtagtaacagtagtagtaacagcagtagcagtagtatcagtagtagtagtagtaacagtagtagtagtaacagtagtagtaacagcagtagcagtagtatcagtagtagtagtagtaacagtagtagtagtagtaacagtagcagtagcagtaacagcagtagtagtaacagtagtagtagtagtagtagtagtagtaacagtatcagcagtagtagtagtagtattagtagtagtaacagtggtagtagtaacagtagtagtaacagcagtagcagtagtaacggTAGtaccagtagcagtagtagcagtagcagtaacagtagcagtaacagcagtagtagtagtagcagtagtaacggtagtagtagtaacagtagtagtagtaccagtagtaccagTAGTTGTAGTACACCTTTAAGGTATGTTATTAAAGTAgttgtccagtgtttccagatttctatgaaatatgacctataacTATCTACAATATGAGTGAAGTTTTCTTTCCAAAAATTGTACTTAAGTTTGTTAAAAAACAGTGTTTCTTTGTTTAGATGGTGTGGGTttataccccaacaacagaatggtgtgggtttataccccaacaacagaatggtgtgggtttataccctaacaacagaatggtgtgggtttataccctaacaacagaatggtgtgggtttataccctaacaacagaatggtgtgggtttataccctaacaacagaatggtgtgggtttataccctaacaacagaatggtgtgggtttataccctaacaacagaatggtgtgggtttataccctaacaacagaatggtgtgggtttataccccaacaacagaatggtgtgggtttataccccaacaacagaatggtgtgggtttataccctaacaacagaatggtgtgggtgtataccccaacaatagaatggtgtgggtttataccccaacaacagaatggtgtgggtttataccccaacaacagaatggtgtgggtttataccctaacaacagaatggtgtgggtgtatacCCCAACAATAGAATGGTGTGGGTTTATACCCATCAATAAAGATTCATGACAAAATAGATCAGTTGCAATGTACAAGCTGAGAAAAAAATGGAAATAATAATATTTTTAATTTGACTGGACTGATGCTACCTGATAACTGGGCAGTTGCTTCAAAGTAACAGGTTGAAACATAATGTAATACTGGTTCTGATTCTCTAGAGTTGACTAACTAGATTTAGTTATCTGAATgtacatcattattattattgttaactAGTTACTATCAGGCTGCCTCCCAagtggcaccatgttccctataggaGGAAGCTACTTCTGACCAGGCCCTCATAGTGGGAGGCAGCCTCGTCATGTTCCCTATAGGAGGAAGCTACTTCTGACCAGGCCCTCATAGTGGGAGGCAGCCTCGTCATGTTCCCTATAGGAGGAAGCTACTTCTGACCAGGCCCTCATAGTGGGAGGCAGCCTCGTCATGTTCCCTATAGGAGGAAGCTACTTCTGACCAGGCCCTCATAGTGGGGGCAGCCTCGTCATGTTCCCTATAGGAGGAAGCTACTTCTGACCAGGCCCTCATAGTGGGGGCAGCCTCGTCATGTTCCCTATAGGAGGAAGCTACTTCTGACCAGGCCCTCATAGTGGGAGGCAGCCTCGTCATGTTCCCATGTTGACCAGGCCCTCATAGTGGGGGCAGCCTCGTCATGTTCCCTATAGGAGGAAGCTACTTCTGACCAGGCCCTCATAGTGGGAGGCAGCCTCTCATGTTCCCTATAGGAGGAAGCTACTTCTGACCAGGCCCTCATAGTGGGAGGCAGCCTCGTCATAGGAGGAAGCTACTTCTGACCAGGCCCTCATAGTGGGAGGCAGGCCCTCTACTTCTGACCAGGCCCTCATAGTGGGAGGCAGCCTCGTCATGTTCCCTATAGGAGGAAGCTACTTCTGACCAGGCCCTCATAGTGGGAGGCAGCCTCGTCATGTTCCCTATAGGAGGAAGCTACTTCTGACCAGGCCCTCATAGTGGGAGGCAGCCTCGTCATGTTCCCTATAGGAGGAAGCTACTTCTGACCAGGCCCTCATAGTGGGGGGCAGCCTCGTCATGTTCCCTATAGGAGGAAGCTACTTCTGACCAGGCCCTCATAGTGGGAGGCAGCCTCGTCATGTTCCCTATAGGAGGAAGCTACTTCTGACCAGGCCCTCATAGTGGGAGGCAGCCTCGTCATGTTCCCTATAGGAGGAAGCTACTTCTGACCAGGCCCTCATAGTGGGGGGCAGCCTCGTCATGTTCCCTATAGGAGGAAGCTACTTCTGACCAGGCCCTCATAGTGGGAGGCAGCCTCGTCATGTTCCCTATAGGAGGAAGCTACTTCTGACCAGGCCCTCATAGTGGGGGCAGCCTCGTCATGTTCCCTATAGGAGGAAGCTACTTCTGACCAGGCCCTCATAGTGGGGGGCAGCTCGTCATGTTCCCATGTTGACCAGGCCCTCTATGGGGGCAGCCTCGTCATGTTCCCTATAGGAGGAAGCTACTTCTGACCAGGCCCTCATAGTGGGAGGCAGCCTCGTCAGTTGATGTAGACAAATACAACACTCAGGATGTGGTATGAACTTGAACCAAAATACTCTACCTGCTcataccgtcacacacacacgcacacgcacacgcacacacacacacacacacacacacacacacacacacacacacacacacacacacacacacacacacacacacacacacacacacgaacacacacacacacacacacacacacacacacacacacacacacacacacacacacacacacacacacacacacacacacacacacacacacacacacacacacacacacacacacacacacacacacacacacacacacacacgaacacacacacacacgcgacaTGTTATGTGATTCTCTGTGATTGGCTGACTACCTCGATG
This portion of the Oncorhynchus keta strain PuntledgeMale-10-30-2019 unplaced genomic scaffold, Oket_V2 Un_contig_16448_pilon_pilon, whole genome shotgun sequence genome encodes:
- the LOC127919357 gene encoding metabotropic glutamate receptor 5-like translates to MGGIGDVGGVGGVGNTGVGDLDMGIGDRGIGVGTVGSQPRGSNIMDQISCVVNRFTANISQLNNMMLPGSPPEGADPPPPGPGLTPTPCPPPYILPRTRQPNTTVTTYAEVAAIAASNHGNPRVGGSVGVVYGPGGGVCGTAAVRTTELLEELAALAPPSPFRDSSLESPGATPPSLASESALGEPCPPGKYDRLMLRHYSQSSSSL